Proteins encoded together in one Coleofasciculus sp. FACHB-T130 window:
- a CDS encoding DUF423 domain-containing protein, giving the protein MTQIFLCIASILGGLSVAAGAFASHALKEKLSERAAEIFETGARYQMYHALALLLVALLLSRAEAAQSTLVAAGYAFIVGVILFSGSLYALSLTGVKWLGPITPLGGVAFIVGWGCLAVAAFSFK; this is encoded by the coding sequence ATGACGCAGATTTTTTTATGCATCGCATCTATTTTAGGCGGATTGTCCGTCGCTGCTGGTGCTTTTGCCTCCCACGCTTTGAAAGAAAAACTCAGCGAACGGGCAGCAGAAATCTTTGAGACGGGTGCCCGTTATCAGATGTATCACGCATTAGCTTTGCTACTGGTGGCATTATTATTAAGTCGCGCCGAGGCAGCACAGTCAACCCTTGTGGCAGCTGGATATGCCTTCATCGTTGGCGTCATCCTTTTCTCAGGCAGTCTTTATGCTTTGAGTCTGACGGGTGTAAAGTGGTTGGGACCAATTACTCCACTAGGAGGAGTAGCATTTATTGTGGGCTGGGGTTGTTTAGCAGTTGCCGCATTTAGTTTTAAATAG